One genomic region from Paraburkholderia azotifigens encodes:
- a CDS encoding LysR family transcriptional regulator, whose amino-acid sequence MDLAALTIFRAVVRENGVTRAAAKLNRVQSNVTTRIKQLEEQLGTELFIRDGRRLVLTPAGETLLPYAERLLALADEARHAVKDARPSGRLRLGTMESVAATRLPGLLAHYHQTWPDVALELETGTTGKLIDRVREFEVDAAIVATPLDPGWIGDLFEVEPVFREELVMLTPRGHPPIRHASDVTLSTLIAFETGCAYRTHVEKWYMDRGMRPTRVLELGSYHAIVACVAAGAGVAVAPRSVLALLPESNDIAVHTLDQLGSIDTLLIWRRGHFSSALNALRGMLVASGNLQQREKAAQAAA is encoded by the coding sequence ATGGATCTTGCCGCTCTCACCATCTTTCGCGCTGTCGTGCGCGAAAACGGCGTGACGCGCGCCGCCGCGAAGCTCAATCGCGTGCAATCGAACGTGACGACGCGTATCAAGCAGCTCGAAGAACAACTGGGCACGGAGCTTTTCATTCGCGACGGCCGGCGGCTCGTGCTGACACCCGCTGGCGAGACGCTGCTGCCCTATGCCGAACGGCTGCTCGCGCTTGCCGATGAAGCTCGCCATGCCGTCAAGGATGCACGACCCAGCGGCCGGCTGCGGCTCGGCACGATGGAAAGCGTCGCCGCGACCCGTCTGCCTGGGCTGCTCGCGCACTATCACCAGACCTGGCCCGACGTCGCGCTCGAACTGGAGACGGGAACGACGGGCAAGCTGATCGACCGTGTGCGCGAGTTCGAAGTCGATGCCGCCATCGTCGCGACGCCGCTCGATCCAGGCTGGATCGGCGATCTGTTCGAGGTCGAGCCCGTGTTTCGCGAAGAACTGGTGATGCTGACGCCGCGCGGTCATCCGCCCATCCGCCACGCCAGCGACGTCACGCTGTCCACGCTGATTGCCTTCGAAACGGGCTGCGCATATCGCACGCACGTCGAAAAGTGGTACATGGATCGCGGCATGCGGCCGACGCGCGTGCTGGAACTCGGCTCGTATCACGCGATCGTCGCCTGCGTGGCGGCGGGCGCGGGCGTGGCCGTCGCGCCTCGTTCGGTGCTGGCGCTGCTGCCCGAATCAAACGATATCGCCGTGCATACGCTCGACCAACTCGGCAGCATCGACACGCTGCTGATCTGGCGGCGCGGCCATTTTTCGTCGGCACTGAATGCGCTGCGCGGGATGCTCGTTGCAAGCGGCAACTTGCAGCAGAGGGAGAAAGCGGCGCAAGCGGCTGCGTGA
- the alaS gene encoding alanine--tRNA ligase: MKAAEIREKFLKFFESKGHTIVRSSSLVPGNDPTLLFTNSGMVQFKDVFLGAESRPYSRATTAQRSVRAGGKHNDLENVGYTARHHTFFEMLGNFSFGDYFKRDAIHYAWELLTGVYQLPKEKLWVTVYQEDDEAFGIWEKEVGVPAERIIRIGDNKGARYASDNFWQMADVGPCGPCSEIFYDHGPDVWGGPPGSPEEDGDRYIEIWNLVFMQFSRDAQGNMTPLPKQCVDTGMGLERIAAVLQHVHSNYEIDLFQALIKAAGRETGVEDLSNNSLKVIADHIRACSFLIVDGVIPGNEGRGYVLRRIVRRAIRHGYKLGRKGSFFHKLVADLVAQMGGAYPELKDAEQRVTDVLRQEEERFFETIEHGMSILEAALADLDAKGGKTLDGEVAFKLHDTYGFPLDLTADVCRERGVTVDEPAFDEAMARQREQARAAGKFKMAQGLEYTGAKTTFHGYEEIVFDDAKVTALYVDGASVNEVTKGQQAVVVLDHTPFYAESGGQVGDQGVLANASIRFGVLDTLKVQADVVGHHGTLEQGTLKVGDVVKAEIDAVRRARTARNHSATHLMHKALREVLGGHVQQKGSLVDADKTRFDFAHNAPMTDEQIRRVEEIVNAEVLANAPGIVRVMPYDEAVKGGAMALFGEKYGDEVRVLDLGFSRELCGGTHVNRTGDIGFFKIVMEGGVAAGIRRVEAITGDNAVRYVQELDARINAAASALKAQPSELTQRISLVQDQVKALEKELGALKSKLASSQGDELAGQAIEVSGVQVLAATLEGADVKTLRETVDKLKDKLKSAAIVLASVEGGKVSLIAGVTADASKKVKAGELVNFVAQQVGGKGGGRPDMAQAGGTEPANLPAALAGVKGWVEAQL, encoded by the coding sequence ATGAAAGCCGCCGAAATCCGCGAGAAATTCCTCAAGTTCTTCGAATCGAAGGGCCATACGATCGTCCGTTCGTCGAGCCTCGTGCCCGGCAACGACCCGACGCTGCTCTTCACCAATTCGGGCATGGTGCAGTTCAAAGATGTGTTTCTCGGCGCCGAATCGCGTCCGTACTCGCGGGCCACGACGGCGCAGCGCAGCGTGCGCGCGGGCGGCAAGCACAACGACCTGGAAAACGTCGGCTACACCGCGCGGCACCACACGTTCTTCGAAATGCTGGGCAACTTCTCGTTCGGCGACTATTTCAAGCGCGACGCGATCCACTACGCGTGGGAATTGCTGACGGGCGTCTACCAGCTGCCGAAGGAAAAGCTCTGGGTCACGGTGTACCAGGAAGACGACGAAGCCTTCGGCATCTGGGAAAAGGAAGTCGGCGTGCCGGCCGAGCGCATCATCCGCATCGGCGACAATAAGGGCGCGCGCTACGCGTCCGACAACTTCTGGCAGATGGCCGACGTCGGCCCGTGCGGCCCGTGCTCGGAAATCTTCTACGACCACGGTCCCGACGTGTGGGGCGGCCCGCCGGGATCGCCTGAAGAAGACGGCGATCGTTACATCGAGATCTGGAATCTCGTGTTCATGCAGTTCAGCCGCGACGCACAGGGCAACATGACGCCGCTGCCCAAACAGTGCGTGGACACGGGCATGGGCCTCGAGCGTATTGCGGCCGTGCTGCAGCACGTTCACAGCAACTACGAAATCGATCTGTTCCAGGCGCTCATCAAGGCTGCCGGCCGTGAAACGGGCGTCGAAGACCTGTCCAACAATTCGCTGAAGGTGATCGCCGATCACATCCGGGCATGCTCGTTCCTGATCGTCGACGGCGTGATCCCCGGCAACGAAGGCCGCGGCTACGTGCTGCGCCGTATCGTGCGCCGCGCCATCCGTCACGGCTACAAGCTCGGCCGCAAGGGTTCGTTCTTCCACAAGCTGGTCGCGGATCTCGTCGCGCAGATGGGCGGTGCGTATCCGGAACTGAAGGACGCTGAACAGCGCGTCACGGATGTTCTCCGTCAGGAAGAAGAGCGCTTCTTCGAAACCATCGAGCACGGCATGTCGATCCTCGAAGCCGCGCTGGCGGATCTGGATGCGAAGGGCGGCAAGACGCTCGACGGCGAAGTCGCGTTCAAGCTGCACGACACCTACGGCTTCCCGCTGGATCTGACGGCGGACGTGTGCCGCGAGCGCGGCGTCACGGTCGACGAACCGGCGTTCGACGAAGCCATGGCCCGTCAGCGCGAGCAGGCGCGCGCGGCCGGCAAGTTCAAGATGGCGCAGGGCCTCGAATACACGGGCGCGAAGACCACGTTCCACGGTTACGAAGAGATCGTGTTCGACGACGCGAAGGTCACGGCGCTGTATGTGGACGGCGCGTCGGTCAACGAAGTGACCAAGGGCCAGCAGGCCGTCGTCGTGCTCGATCACACGCCGTTCTACGCCGAATCGGGCGGCCAGGTCGGCGATCAGGGCGTGCTCGCGAATGCGAGCATCCGCTTCGGCGTTCTCGACACGCTGAAGGTGCAGGCCGACGTCGTGGGTCACCACGGCACGCTGGAGCAGGGCACGCTGAAGGTCGGCGACGTCGTGAAGGCGGAAATCGACGCTGTCCGCCGCGCACGCACGGCTCGTAACCACTCGGCTACGCACCTGATGCACAAGGCGCTGCGCGAAGTGCTCGGCGGCCACGTGCAGCAGAAGGGCTCGCTGGTCGACGCGGACAAGACGCGTTTCGACTTCGCGCACAACGCGCCGATGACGGACGAGCAGATTCGCCGCGTCGAAGAAATCGTCAACGCTGAAGTGCTGGCGAACGCGCCCGGCATCGTGCGCGTGATGCCGTACGACGAAGCGGTAAAGGGCGGCGCGATGGCGCTGTTCGGCGAAAAATACGGCGACGAAGTGCGCGTGCTCGATCTGGGCTTCTCGCGCGAACTCTGCGGCGGCACGCACGTGAACCGTACGGGCGACATCGGCTTCTTCAAGATCGTGATGGAAGGCGGCGTCGCGGCGGGTATCCGCCGCGTCGAGGCGATCACGGGCGACAACGCCGTGCGCTACGTGCAGGAACTGGACGCGCGCATCAATGCTGCAGCGTCGGCGCTGAAGGCGCAGCCGTCGGAACTGACACAGCGTATTTCGCTGGTTCAGGACCAGGTGAAGGCGCTGGAAAAGGAACTGGGCGCGCTGAAGTCGAAGCTCGCGTCGAGCCAGGGCGATGAACTGGCGGGTCAGGCGATCGAAGTGTCTGGTGTGCAGGTGCTGGCGGCGACGCTGGAAGGCGCGGACGTCAAGACGCTGCGCGAAACCGTCGACAAGCTCAAGGACAAGCTCAAGAGCGCGGCCATCGTGCTGGCTTCCGTCGAAGGCGGCAAGGTCAGCCTGATCGCGGGCGTCACGGCCGATGCCAGCAAGAAGGTCAAGGCGGGTGAGCTGGTGAACTTCGTCGCGCAGCAGGTCGGCGGCAAGGGCGGCGGCCGTCCGGACATGGCGCAGGCTGGCGGCACCGAGCCGGCCAATCTGCCCGCTGCGCTGGCAGGCGTGAAGGGTTGGGTCGAAGCGCAACTCTGA
- a CDS encoding CaiB/BaiF CoA transferase family protein, translating to MGALSHIRVLDLTRVLAGPWCAQTLADFGADVIKVERPGAGDDTRHWGPPYLKTPDGADTREAAYYLAANRNKRSVTVDIATPEGQQIVRELAAQSDVVLENYKVGQLKKYGLDYESLKAVKPDIVYCSVTGFGQTGPYAQRAGYDFIVQGIGGFMSITGERDGQPGGGPQKAGVAIADLMTGMYSTVAVLTALAHRDRTGEGQYIDMALLDVQVAMLANMNANFLASGKPPARWGNAHPNIVPYQTFQTSDSWIIVAVGNDGQFRKFVEAGRRAELADDDRFSTNPARVRNREILVPILADMVRTRSKHEWIEALEAAGVPCGPINDLEEVFDNEQVVARGMQVQLPHPSGGTVKLVRNPIRMSATPPEAQAHPPTLGEHTEAVLRDVLGYDDGQIDGLRGRSVI from the coding sequence ATGGGCGCACTCAGTCATATCCGCGTGCTGGACCTCACCCGCGTGCTTGCCGGTCCGTGGTGCGCGCAGACGCTCGCCGATTTCGGCGCCGACGTGATCAAGGTCGAGCGGCCGGGGGCCGGCGACGACACACGCCACTGGGGGCCGCCGTACCTGAAGACGCCGGACGGCGCGGACACGCGCGAAGCCGCCTACTACCTCGCGGCAAACCGCAACAAGCGCTCGGTGACCGTCGACATCGCGACGCCCGAAGGGCAGCAGATCGTCCGCGAACTGGCCGCGCAAAGCGATGTCGTGCTGGAGAACTACAAGGTCGGCCAGTTGAAGAAGTACGGGCTCGACTACGAGTCGCTGAAGGCCGTGAAGCCGGACATCGTCTACTGCTCGGTGACGGGCTTCGGGCAGACGGGACCGTACGCGCAGCGCGCGGGCTACGACTTCATCGTGCAGGGCATCGGCGGCTTCATGAGCATCACGGGCGAGCGCGACGGGCAGCCGGGCGGCGGCCCGCAGAAAGCCGGCGTCGCCATCGCCGACCTGATGACGGGCATGTACTCGACAGTCGCCGTGCTGACGGCGCTCGCGCACCGAGACCGCACGGGCGAAGGCCAGTACATCGACATGGCGCTGCTCGACGTGCAGGTCGCGATGCTCGCCAACATGAATGCGAATTTCCTCGCGAGCGGCAAACCACCCGCGCGCTGGGGCAATGCGCATCCGAACATCGTCCCCTATCAGACGTTCCAGACGAGCGACAGCTGGATCATCGTGGCCGTAGGCAACGACGGGCAGTTCCGCAAGTTCGTCGAAGCGGGCCGGCGCGCGGAACTCGCCGACGACGACCGCTTCTCGACCAATCCGGCGCGTGTGCGCAATCGCGAGATCCTCGTGCCGATTCTCGCGGACATGGTCCGCACGCGCAGCAAGCACGAATGGATCGAGGCGCTCGAAGCCGCGGGTGTGCCGTGTGGCCCGATAAACGATCTGGAAGAGGTGTTCGACAACGAACAGGTGGTCGCGCGCGGCATGCAGGTGCAACTGCCGCACCCGTCGGGCGGCACGGTCAAGCTGGTGCGCAACCCCATCCGCATGAGCGCGACGCCGCCCGAGGCACAGGCGCATCCGCCCACGCTCGGCGAACATACGGAAGCGGTCTTGCGCGACGTGCTCGGTTACGACGACGGACAGATCGATGGGCTGCGGGGCCGTTCGGTGATCTGA
- a CDS encoding RBBP9/YdeN family alpha/beta hydrolase, protein MGLEQQGVIVLPGYMNSGEGHWQTRWEARYPKFSRVPMRDWDHPVCEEWCDTLDATVAAAKAPVLFAGHSLGCLTVAFWAARHASKDALAKVAGALLVALPDPAGPGFPADAAGFDDVPMLRLPFPSIVVASTDDPYGGVPFSQACAAAWGSRWESIGPRGHINADSGLGDWDEGQRWLGSMA, encoded by the coding sequence ATGGGATTGGAGCAGCAGGGCGTGATCGTCTTGCCGGGTTATATGAACTCGGGCGAGGGCCACTGGCAGACCCGCTGGGAAGCGCGGTATCCGAAATTTTCGCGCGTACCGATGCGCGACTGGGATCATCCCGTCTGCGAAGAATGGTGCGATACGCTCGACGCCACGGTCGCTGCAGCGAAGGCGCCCGTTCTGTTTGCCGGGCACAGCCTTGGCTGCCTGACGGTCGCTTTCTGGGCGGCGCGCCATGCCTCGAAAGACGCGCTCGCGAAAGTGGCGGGCGCGTTGCTGGTCGCGTTGCCCGATCCCGCCGGCCCCGGATTTCCCGCCGATGCGGCGGGCTTCGACGATGTGCCGATGCTGAGACTGCCGTTTCCTTCGATCGTCGTCGCCAGCACCGACGACCCGTATGGCGGCGTGCCGTTCTCGCAGGCATGCGCGGCGGCATGGGGCAGCCGCTGGGAGAGCATCGGCCCGCGAGGCCACATTAACGCGGACAGCGGCCTGGGCGACTGGGACGAAGGGCAGCGCTGGCTGGGTTCGATGGCGTGA
- the ggt gene encoding gamma-glutamyltransferase: protein MSLPTLRVPRALSGADLHVETRAGTHAKTGSARACARLTTTLALAGALFASLVASPAADAKTPQPKPALDASAVAVPDRYAADAAQQIFAAGGNAVDAAVAIAFTLAVTYPDAGNIGGGGFMTVYMDGKPYFLDYREKAPQSATRDMYLDDKGNLIKGMSVVGHRAVAVPGTVDGMWEAQKRFGKLKWKQVLAPAIKYATDGFPVEPWLQKRRELAAQGFGGKTNFEAYFSNLKAGAVFRQPELAQTLTRIASDGGREFYEGQTANLIAQQMYGHGLITKTDLLQYKAVWRQPVTANWNGYQIVTAPPPSSGGIGLIQLLKMKADLKPQFDGVALNSEPYIHLVAQIEDRAFADRQQYIGDPDSYRVPVDKLTDDAYLAKRVEDITPDEVPGAAPVKPGLGDSMPEKAQTTHFSVVDKWGNAVSNTYTLNGPFGSGVVVDGGGFVLNDAMDDFEAKAGVKNQSGVTSGDINTIAPGRRPLSSMTPTILLKDGKVSLVIGTPGGSRIFTSIFQVMTDLYDFNMPPADALSAMRFHHQLLPQKTIYWEPYRPIDGELAEQLKARGYTLEGQTFNGDVQMIRIDGTTPQPAADPRGVGVGRVIQ, encoded by the coding sequence ATGTCTCTTCCGACGTTGCGCGTACCGCGCGCGCTTTCTGGTGCCGATCTGCATGTCGAAACCCGTGCCGGCACGCATGCGAAAACAGGTTCGGCTCGCGCATGCGCGCGTCTGACTACAACGCTGGCGCTCGCGGGCGCGCTGTTCGCGAGCCTTGTCGCGTCGCCCGCCGCCGATGCGAAAACGCCCCAACCGAAGCCCGCGCTCGACGCATCGGCGGTCGCCGTGCCCGACCGGTACGCCGCGGACGCCGCACAGCAGATCTTCGCTGCGGGCGGCAATGCCGTCGACGCCGCCGTGGCCATTGCGTTCACGCTCGCCGTCACGTACCCGGATGCGGGCAACATCGGCGGTGGCGGGTTCATGACGGTGTACATGGACGGCAAGCCGTACTTCCTCGACTACCGCGAAAAAGCGCCGCAGAGTGCGACGCGCGACATGTACCTCGACGACAAGGGCAACTTGATCAAAGGCATGAGCGTCGTCGGGCACCGCGCGGTGGCGGTTCCCGGCACTGTCGACGGGATGTGGGAGGCGCAGAAGCGCTTCGGCAAGCTCAAATGGAAGCAGGTGCTCGCGCCCGCCATCAAATACGCGACGGACGGTTTCCCCGTCGAGCCATGGCTGCAGAAGCGCCGCGAACTCGCAGCGCAGGGCTTCGGCGGCAAGACCAATTTCGAAGCGTATTTTTCGAACCTGAAGGCGGGCGCCGTGTTCCGCCAGCCCGAGCTCGCGCAGACCCTGACGCGGATCGCGTCGGACGGCGGCCGCGAGTTCTACGAAGGGCAGACAGCCAACCTGATCGCCCAGCAGATGTACGGTCACGGCCTGATCACGAAAACGGATCTGCTGCAGTACAAGGCCGTGTGGCGCCAGCCCGTGACGGCGAACTGGAACGGCTATCAGATCGTCACCGCGCCGCCGCCGAGTTCGGGAGGCATCGGGCTGATCCAGCTGCTGAAGATGAAGGCGGACCTGAAGCCGCAATTCGATGGCGTCGCGCTCAATTCGGAGCCGTATATCCATCTGGTCGCGCAGATCGAGGACCGCGCGTTCGCCGATCGCCAGCAGTACATCGGCGACCCCGATTCGTACCGCGTCCCCGTCGACAAGCTGACCGACGACGCGTATCTCGCGAAGCGCGTCGAAGACATCACGCCGGACGAAGTGCCGGGCGCCGCGCCCGTGAAGCCCGGTCTGGGTGACTCGATGCCCGAAAAAGCGCAGACGACGCATTTCTCCGTGGTCGACAAGTGGGGCAATGCCGTGTCGAACACGTACACGCTGAACGGGCCGTTCGGATCGGGCGTGGTGGTCGATGGCGGCGGCTTCGTGCTGAACGACGCGATGGACGACTTCGAGGCGAAAGCGGGCGTGAAGAACCAGTCCGGCGTGACGAGCGGCGACATCAACACGATCGCGCCGGGCCGCCGGCCGCTGTCGTCGATGACGCCGACCATCCTGCTCAAGGACGGCAAGGTGTCGCTCGTGATCGGCACACCGGGCGGCTCGCGCATCTTCACGTCGATCTTCCAGGTGATGACCGATCTGTACGACTTCAACATGCCGCCTGCCGACGCGCTCTCCGCGATGCGTTTTCATCATCAGCTGCTGCCGCAGAAGACGATCTACTGGGAGCCGTATCGCCCGATCGACGGCGAGCTGGCCGAGCAGCTGAAGGCGCGCGGCTACACGCTGGAGGGCCAGACGTTCAACGGCGACGTGCAGATGATCCGCATCGACGGCACGACGCCGCAACCGGCTGCGGATCCACGCGGCGTCGGCGTGGGTCGTGTGATTCAATAG
- a CDS encoding glutamine--tRNA ligase/YqeY domain fusion protein, whose product MNNDRKDAERNDAPVSNFIRNIIDDDNRSGKWGQRVETRFPPEPNGYLHIGHAKSICLNFGIAQSYGGVCHLRFDDTNPEKESFEYVDSIVDAVKWLGFEWKADEQEHLYFASDYYDKLYEFAELLITRGKAYVDSQSAEEMRANRGSATEVGTPSRFRERSVEENLDLFRRMKAGEFKEGEHVLRAKIDMSSPNFNMRDPVIYRIRFAHHYRTGDKWCVYPMYDYTHCISDALENITHSLCTLEFEDHRPLYDWILNELADAGIFTRPLPQQIEFSRLNLTYAITSKRKLLQLVNEGHVDGWDDPRMPTIVGVRRRGFTPDAIKLFCERIGITKVDSWIDMSVFEGALRDDLDEKAPRATCVLDPLKLVIDNYPEGQTEECTAPVHPHHPDRGVRTFPFSRELWIEREDFMESAPKGYFRLFPGNKVRLKYGYVVECTGAEKDENGNVIAVHCNYFPDSRSGTEGANNYKVKGTIHWISATQAVPVEVRIYDRLFREAQPDAGGRDFLEALNPDSKRIMHAFVEPGLRDIEPEQRYQFERHGYFVADRYDTKPGKPVFNRIVSLRDSWGKPA is encoded by the coding sequence ATGAACAACGATCGCAAAGACGCCGAGCGCAACGACGCGCCCGTTTCGAATTTCATCCGCAACATCATCGACGACGACAACCGCTCCGGGAAGTGGGGCCAGCGGGTGGAAACGCGCTTTCCGCCGGAGCCGAACGGCTATCTGCACATCGGCCACGCGAAGAGCATCTGCCTGAACTTCGGCATCGCGCAAAGCTACGGCGGCGTCTGCCACCTGCGCTTCGACGATACGAACCCGGAAAAGGAAAGCTTCGAATACGTCGACTCGATCGTCGACGCCGTGAAGTGGCTCGGCTTCGAATGGAAAGCCGACGAGCAGGAGCACCTGTACTTCGCGAGCGACTACTACGACAAGCTGTACGAGTTCGCCGAACTGCTGATCACGCGCGGCAAGGCCTACGTGGATAGCCAGAGCGCGGAAGAAATGCGCGCGAACCGCGGCTCGGCGACGGAAGTCGGCACGCCGTCGCGCTTCCGCGAGCGCAGCGTCGAAGAAAACCTGGATCTGTTCCGCCGCATGAAGGCGGGCGAGTTCAAGGAAGGCGAACACGTGCTGCGCGCGAAGATCGACATGTCGTCGCCGAACTTCAACATGCGCGACCCGGTGATCTACCGCATCCGCTTCGCCCACCACTACCGGACGGGCGACAAGTGGTGCGTGTATCCGATGTACGACTACACGCACTGCATTTCGGACGCGCTCGAAAACATCACGCACTCGCTGTGCACGCTCGAGTTCGAAGATCACCGTCCGCTGTACGACTGGATCCTCAACGAACTCGCCGACGCCGGCATCTTCACGCGTCCGCTGCCGCAGCAGATCGAGTTTTCGCGCCTGAACCTCACGTATGCGATCACCAGCAAGCGCAAGCTGCTGCAGCTCGTCAACGAAGGTCATGTCGACGGTTGGGACGACCCGCGCATGCCGACCATCGTCGGCGTGCGCCGGCGCGGCTTCACGCCGGACGCCATCAAGCTGTTCTGCGAGCGCATCGGCATCACGAAGGTCGATTCGTGGATCGACATGAGCGTATTCGAAGGCGCACTGCGCGACGATCTCGACGAGAAGGCGCCGCGCGCGACCTGCGTGCTCGATCCGCTGAAGCTCGTCATCGACAACTATCCGGAAGGCCAGACGGAAGAATGCACCGCGCCCGTGCATCCGCATCACCCGGATCGCGGCGTGCGCACGTTCCCGTTCTCGCGCGAACTGTGGATCGAGCGCGAGGACTTCATGGAGAGCGCGCCGAAGGGCTATTTCCGCCTGTTCCCCGGCAACAAGGTGCGCCTGAAGTACGGCTATGTCGTCGAATGCACGGGCGCGGAAAAAGACGAAAACGGCAACGTGATCGCCGTGCACTGCAACTACTTCCCGGATAGCCGCTCGGGCACGGAAGGCGCGAACAACTACAAGGTGAAGGGCACGATCCACTGGATCAGCGCGACGCAAGCGGTGCCCGTCGAAGTGCGCATCTACGATCGCCTGTTCAGGGAAGCGCAGCCCGACGCGGGCGGCCGCGATTTCCTCGAAGCGCTCAATCCCGATTCGAAGCGCATCATGCACGCCTTCGTCGAGCCGGGTCTGCGCGACATCGAGCCGGAACAGCGCTATCAGTTCGAGCGGCACGGCTACTTCGTCGCCGACCGCTATGACACGAAACCGGGCAAACCCGTATTCAACCGGATCGTCAGTCTGCGCGACAGTTGGGGAAAGCCAGCGTAA
- a CDS encoding transporter substrate-binding domain-containing protein — translation MKLAIKYKLVAWATIAAVALASLSASAQADELTGTLKKIHDDGVITLGVREASIPFSYANGDRTIGYSQSIALAIVDDIRKTLAMPNLRVREVPITSANRFMMLANNQIDLECGSTTHTRERENVAAFSNSFFQYAVRMIARKNAGITDFADLAGKPVVTTAGTSDERLVRQLNSEKQLNMRIASAKDHSDAFAAVKADRAVAFVMDEPILYGFRATDPRPDDFIVTGTPLGYETYACMFRKGDAPFRDLVNRVISKMQTSGEAERLYNVWFTQPIPPHGINLNYPLSAEMRTLFAHPNDKALD, via the coding sequence ATGAAGCTTGCAATCAAATACAAGCTGGTGGCGTGGGCGACCATCGCGGCCGTGGCGCTTGCGTCCTTATCGGCGTCCGCACAGGCCGACGAACTCACGGGCACGCTCAAAAAGATTCATGACGACGGCGTGATTACGCTCGGCGTACGCGAAGCGTCGATTCCCTTCTCCTACGCCAACGGCGATCGCACGATCGGCTATTCGCAATCGATCGCGCTCGCCATCGTCGACGACATCAGGAAGACGCTCGCGATGCCGAACCTGCGCGTGCGCGAGGTGCCCATCACATCGGCGAACCGCTTCATGATGCTGGCCAACAACCAGATCGACCTCGAGTGCGGCTCGACCACGCATACGCGCGAACGCGAAAACGTCGCGGCCTTTTCGAACAGCTTCTTCCAGTACGCGGTGCGCATGATCGCGCGCAAGAACGCGGGCATCACGGACTTCGCCGACCTCGCCGGCAAGCCCGTCGTCACGACGGCGGGCACGTCGGACGAACGCCTCGTGCGCCAGTTGAACAGCGAAAAGCAGTTGAACATGCGCATCGCGAGCGCGAAGGATCATTCCGATGCGTTCGCGGCCGTGAAGGCAGACCGCGCGGTCGCGTTCGTGATGGACGAGCCGATTCTCTATGGCTTTCGCGCGACCGATCCGCGCCCCGACGACTTCATCGTGACGGGCACGCCGCTCGGCTACGAAACCTACGCGTGCATGTTCCGCAAGGGCGACGCGCCGTTCCGCGATCTGGTGAACCGCGTCATTTCGAAGATGCAGACGTCGGGCGAAGCCGAGCGCTTGTACAACGTCTGGTTCACGCAGCCGATTCCGCCGCACGGGATCAATCTGAACTATCCGCTGTCGGCGGAAATGCGCACGCTGTTCGCGCATCCGAACGACAAGGCGCTCGACTGA
- a CDS encoding NUDIX hydrolase — MSTRTVSCGVVLLDPDGRVLLAHATETTHWDIPKGQGEEGEAPHVTALREMEEETGLAVAAERLRDLGLFVYRRDKDLHLFAARARADELDLAQCTCKSMFPRRSDGTMIPEMDAFRWAAPDEVEHYASRSLTRLFQTTLSLVELHQTLDAS, encoded by the coding sequence TTGAGCACGCGCACGGTGTCTTGCGGCGTCGTTCTGCTCGATCCCGACGGGCGCGTGCTGCTCGCGCACGCGACGGAAACCACGCATTGGGACATTCCCAAAGGGCAGGGCGAGGAAGGCGAAGCGCCGCACGTGACGGCGTTGCGTGAGATGGAAGAGGAAACGGGCCTCGCCGTCGCAGCTGAGCGTCTGAGAGACCTCGGGCTTTTCGTGTATCGGCGGGACAAGGATCTGCATCTGTTCGCCGCACGCGCTCGCGCCGACGAACTCGATCTCGCGCAATGCACGTGCAAGTCGATGTTCCCGCGCCGCTCGGACGGCACGATGATTCCCGAAATGGACGCCTTCCGCTGGGCCGCGCCCGACGAAGTCGAGCATTACGCGAGCCGCAGTCTCACGCGGCTCTTTCAGACGACGCTGTCGCTCGTGGAATTGCATCAGACGCTCGACGCGTCGTAG
- a CDS encoding RT0821/Lpp0805 family surface protein gives MSMRIRAAFQLSLGGLLLAGSVGAHAANLGFLNDTPISYMKQADNDSLRQAAFDALDKKQDGESATWNNDGLRNSTKIEAQLTPDATSKTGDRTCRQMHVVLSAKGQSMNLNPQFCREGTGRWVLQKKH, from the coding sequence ATGTCGATGCGAATCCGAGCCGCGTTTCAACTCTCCCTCGGTGGGCTGCTGCTCGCTGGCTCAGTCGGCGCGCATGCCGCCAATCTCGGCTTTCTGAACGACACACCGATTTCCTACATGAAGCAGGCCGACAACGATTCGCTGCGTCAGGCCGCGTTCGACGCGCTCGACAAGAAGCAGGACGGCGAATCGGCCACCTGGAACAACGACGGCCTGCGCAACAGCACGAAGATCGAGGCGCAGCTGACACCCGACGCCACCTCGAAGACGGGCGACCGCACGTGTCGTCAGATGCACGTCGTATTGAGCGCCAAAGGGCAGTCGATGAACCTGAACCCGCAGTTCTGCCGCGAGGGCACGGGCCGATGGGTGCTGCAGAAGAAGCATTGA